The segment ATTGTGAATGTTCCACCAAATCAATGATTTGTTTGGTGAGAGTACGGTAATTAACGGTATCCTTTATTTTATCCGAGGCTGCGGCCGTGTGGTCTGTGTAAAGGGTGATATTGATGAGGACATCTTGTTTGTTGCGCCGTTCTTCTTCATTGATGCCAATGATGGTGCGTAAAAGCAGGTCTTTGATGTGAATTTTATCCGTAGCCATAGGCGTTTCTTTCTGATTTTTGAGTCTGTTGTTGAATCAAGTTTACCTCTTGTTGGGTGTACGTCAAGTTTTTCAAGTTGCGCCAATTAAAAAAGAGGAGCGTGGTTTGAAATTACGCTCCTCTTTTTTACGTTTCTGCCTGAACTGCGGGTATCACTTTAAGCCGGAGAAATAGCGCATAATCGCCGTATCGTAGGCGGCAGTGT is part of the Anaerolineae bacterium genome and harbors:
- the folB gene encoding dihydroneopterin aldolase, producing MATDKIHIKDLLLRTIIGINEEERRNKQDVLINITLYTDHTAAASDKIKDTVNYRTLTKQIIDLVEHSQFFLVEKMALEIVTICLADPRVERAVVTVEKPGAVRFARSVGVTVDRKRKE